A region from the Rosa rugosa chromosome 6, drRosRugo1.1, whole genome shotgun sequence genome encodes:
- the LOC133718322 gene encoding transcription factor-like protein DPB isoform X2, which produces MSWSTAARSYSICKKKKRGQRAAGGDKNGRGLRQFSMKVCEKVESKGRTTYNEQQYDEKNIRRRVYDALNVLMAMDIISKDKKEIQWKGLPRTSLNDIEELKTERLGLGSRIEKKAVYLQELEEQYVGLQNLIQRNEQLYCSGDAPSGGVSLPFILVQWVVQD; this is translated from the exons ATGAGCT ggagcACTGCCGCAAGGAGCTACAGCATATG caaaaagaagaagagaggtcaaCGGGCTGCTGGAGGCGATAAGAATGGAAGAGGACTGCGCCAATTTAGCATGAAAG TGTGCGAGAAAGTGGAGAGCAAGGGAAGAACCACTTATAACGAG CAACAATATGATGAGAAGAACATCAGGCGGAGGGTATATGATGCCCTGAATGTTCTAATGGCAATGGATATTATATCCAAGGATAAAAAGGAAATACAATGGAAGGGTTTGCCTCGAACCAGCCTGAATGATATTGAAGAACTGAAG ACTGAGCGCCTAGGACTAGGGAGTAGGATTGAAAAGAAAGCTGTCTATCTGCAAGAACTAGAGGAACAA TATGTAGGTCTTCAAAACCTGATACAACGAAATGAGCAATTATACTGCTCTGGAGATGCTCCCAGTGGGGGTGTGTCTTTACCTTTCATTCTTGTGCAG